A single window of Rubripirellula lacrimiformis DNA harbors:
- the fliJ gene encoding flagellar export protein FliJ has product MSFQFRFASIMDLRRRQRDEAGAAVGKANQAIAKIDQQSDEVRRLQQEIRDQTASGRVGEVAVERLLSTGRYEMQLQADLVQLQETRNELVRERDRRQAALVEAEAEVKRFERLESNERDFYQSEMRRHEQADADERSNQAYILARRKPAT; this is encoded by the coding sequence GTGTCGTTCCAATTCCGATTTGCATCGATCATGGATCTTCGTCGTCGCCAACGCGACGAAGCCGGTGCGGCGGTGGGGAAAGCGAATCAGGCGATCGCAAAAATTGACCAGCAGTCGGACGAGGTTCGCAGGCTTCAACAGGAAATTCGCGACCAGACCGCCAGCGGACGAGTGGGGGAAGTTGCGGTCGAACGTTTGCTTTCCACCGGACGCTACGAAATGCAACTGCAAGCCGATTTGGTCCAGTTGCAAGAAACTCGAAACGAATTGGTTCGCGAACGTGACCGCCGACAAGCGGCTTTGGTCGAAGCCGAAGCCGAGGTCAAGCGATTCGAACGGTTGGAATCCAATGAACGGGATTTCTATCAATCTGAAATGCGTCGTCACGAACAGGCCGATGCCGACGAACGCAGCAATCAAGCCTACATTCTGGCACGACGGAAACCGGCAACATGA
- a CDS encoding flagellar hook-length control protein FliK — translation MSDLTSNAARSSASSSITSVANQNLQNLARGGVIRGGGMVDAFAELFATMGASTAPVAPATPTTPTVTNNDSGTLGREPVDGQQQEESDDEIDSDAPLLDDASFLIDTVSESNVPVAAVQAADGNKQPNAADEDSQDTSQLETAIAVTTDQVSANTNWQDPSAAAPEPAAANERRVASRTDQNTDQATIGDGNGSLLADQATTDPSIAPTISNDLAGASGAEASALDGGAVQEDGKHESRRDRRGRGGDAQKTESNHGLSNPSSANGAARNESNSIPPVSASTDVQPENAMPDAPESVKPSDIAHRAASSAVTAAAATAQQNNASSSAMRRGAGNDAIGASSRSESMMVPPPVGSRADAAANSKSAGDAKTNQADTLNRIKLIQRVSKAFQHLGPEGGVVRLRLAPSEMGTVRVEMRIQQRKVEARVVADTEAASAALREHLPELRSRLESLGMNVESIEVETDASAGQHDPSSSFHDQQAPWQRQPRPSRQAPTNETQVSRPASPILATASAGIGTGVASGVDVRL, via the coding sequence ATGAGTGATCTAACATCCAATGCTGCGCGCTCATCCGCGTCATCATCGATCACGTCCGTTGCGAATCAAAATCTGCAGAACCTTGCTCGCGGCGGTGTCATCCGTGGTGGCGGTATGGTCGATGCATTTGCGGAATTGTTTGCGACGATGGGTGCATCGACGGCGCCTGTGGCACCTGCGACGCCCACAACCCCGACCGTCACGAACAACGATTCGGGCACCCTGGGCCGCGAACCGGTCGATGGTCAGCAACAAGAGGAATCCGATGACGAAATCGATTCGGATGCACCTCTGCTGGACGACGCATCCTTCTTGATTGACACGGTTTCCGAGTCCAATGTGCCCGTTGCTGCGGTGCAGGCCGCCGATGGAAACAAACAGCCAAACGCTGCGGACGAAGATTCCCAGGACACGTCGCAACTGGAAACTGCCATCGCCGTGACGACCGATCAAGTATCGGCCAATACCAACTGGCAAGATCCGTCCGCCGCCGCACCCGAACCGGCCGCCGCGAATGAACGCCGCGTTGCTTCGCGAACCGATCAGAACACCGATCAGGCGACGATCGGCGATGGGAATGGTTCGTTGCTAGCGGACCAAGCCACGACGGATCCATCGATCGCACCGACGATTTCCAATGATCTTGCCGGTGCATCGGGGGCCGAAGCATCCGCCCTGGATGGTGGAGCGGTTCAAGAGGATGGGAAACACGAATCACGGCGCGATCGGCGGGGACGGGGTGGGGACGCCCAGAAAACCGAATCGAACCATGGTTTGTCCAACCCGTCGTCGGCCAACGGGGCGGCGCGGAACGAATCCAATTCGATTCCGCCCGTCTCTGCATCCACCGATGTTCAGCCCGAAAACGCCATGCCGGATGCACCCGAATCGGTAAAGCCGTCGGACATTGCCCATCGCGCCGCATCGTCCGCGGTGACAGCCGCAGCGGCGACAGCACAGCAAAACAATGCATCGTCCTCGGCGATGCGCCGCGGCGCAGGCAACGATGCGATCGGAGCATCATCACGCAGCGAATCAATGATGGTTCCTCCGCCCGTTGGATCCCGCGCCGATGCGGCTGCCAACAGCAAATCGGCTGGGGACGCCAAAACGAACCAGGCCGATACTTTGAATCGCATCAAATTGATTCAGCGAGTCAGCAAGGCGTTCCAGCATCTAGGGCCCGAAGGTGGGGTCGTCCGGTTGCGATTGGCTCCATCCGAAATGGGGACCGTCCGGGTCGAAATGCGGATCCAACAGCGCAAGGTCGAAGCACGCGTGGTTGCGGATACCGAAGCGGCAAGTGCAGCCCTCCGCGAACATTTGCCGGAACTGCGCAGTCGCCTGGAATCGCTGGGCATGAACGTCGAAAGCATCGAAGTCGAAACCGATGCGTCGGCCGGTCAACATGATCCGTCGTCGTCCTTTCATGATCAACAAGCCCCTTGGCAGCGTCAGCCGCGTCCATCTCGACAAGCACCGACAAATGAAACACAAGTTTCACGGCCCGCGTCGCCCATCCTGGCGACCGCTAGCGCGGGAATTGGTACCGGGGTGGCGTCGGGAGTCGATGTACGGCTTTAG
- a CDS encoding flagellar hook capping FlgD N-terminal domain-containing protein, with translation MSQIGQTGAASFTSQESVGAVAEQNPYGDLDIDSFMQLLISEMQNQDPLEPMKNSEMVQQIGQIREIGATDALTSTLSALSSSQELVTASGLIGKQVTGLADDSSAVDGMVDRITVETNSENDSRSIKVHVGGKTMNIKNIREIQTG, from the coding sequence ATGTCGCAGATCGGGCAAACCGGCGCAGCCAGCTTCACTTCGCAAGAATCTGTCGGAGCCGTCGCCGAACAAAATCCCTACGGCGATCTGGATATCGATTCGTTCATGCAGCTGCTGATCAGCGAAATGCAGAACCAGGATCCGTTGGAGCCGATGAAAAACAGCGAAATGGTTCAACAGATTGGCCAGATTCGCGAAATCGGTGCGACCGATGCGTTGACCAGCACCCTCAGTGCGCTCTCGTCCAGCCAAGAATTGGTGACCGCTAGCGGTCTGATTGGCAAGCAAGTCACGGGGCTTGCCGACGATTCGTCCGCAGTCGACGGAATGGTCGATCGCATCACTGTCGAAACCAACTCGGAAAACGATTCACGTTCGATCAAAGTTCACGTGGGTGGAAAGACGATGAACATAAAGAATATCCGGGAAATTCAAACTGGGTAA
- a CDS encoding flagellar hook-basal body complex protein gives MGLTSALTTALTGLAAAETQIDVIGNNLANSQTVGFKSSNVVFATQFLQTLSLGAAPTANNGGTNPRQYGLGVQVAEIAANHNQGTIEISSSPSDLAIQGDGFFIVEGADGERLYSRNGIFKLNSDAELVNSTGQRLLGYGIDEQFRLDSSSLVPLSVPLGTESVAKATENVTFEGSLTPEGDLATVSQVIESVKLGTAQVPQPDASGISIGTAPLSDSTSITTDISGVGTLAAGTYQYRVALVDSSGNESTVSSPISATVGTGGAISLGDLPNDPSGDYPNVNIYRTGPNGTEFFKLGSATAGGTFNDNGSTALSADAVSDGTLTGNYTYMVTYSRPGETESRPSVLIGPQNVVNGRITLSDFPTPPVPGVDDTFPAFTEINIYRNLSGDQNNFYLVDTVAPGDVYTDSRSDAEIADLTVAENQLIDLDGPTINSSTLLTSVLKRDGLTYQNAFELGTLSYSGRKGGRALGTKEFEVTDTSTIQDFIDFVEAASGIQTLQIDSQNPIVKSENQIAGESGELVPGGYIDDGTLRFVSNTGELNALEIDLAAFRIKTTDGGVATPNLGFGTIQEAVGQSAASDFIVYDSLGVPINVRVTATLESRTDEQTVYRWYADSPENQPLSGNSVTVGTGLLRFDGNGSFISATNDRIAIERNGIPSLSPLQFNLDFDLVSGLATQNATLAATRQDGSEPGVLNSYVVGEDGNIRGVFSNGVTRDLGQVQLARFANPVGLEARGLNLFAKGVNTGLPVQGAPGENGIGSVIGGALELSNTDIGKDLIELVLASTQYRGNSRVITTSQQLLDELLNLKR, from the coding sequence ATGGGACTGACATCAGCACTGACGACCGCGCTTACAGGCCTTGCAGCGGCAGAAACTCAGATCGATGTGATCGGTAACAACCTCGCCAACTCACAAACCGTTGGCTTCAAGTCATCGAACGTTGTGTTCGCAACCCAGTTTCTGCAAACGCTCTCTCTGGGCGCTGCACCCACCGCCAACAACGGCGGTACGAACCCTCGCCAATACGGCCTAGGCGTTCAGGTGGCCGAAATCGCGGCCAACCACAACCAGGGCACGATCGAAATCAGCAGCAGCCCTTCGGACTTGGCCATCCAAGGCGATGGATTCTTCATCGTCGAAGGCGCCGATGGCGAACGGCTGTATTCGCGAAACGGGATCTTCAAACTCAATAGCGATGCAGAACTGGTCAACAGCACCGGGCAACGTTTGCTTGGCTACGGCATTGACGAACAATTTCGATTGGACTCATCCTCGCTGGTGCCGCTGTCCGTTCCACTGGGAACCGAAAGTGTTGCCAAAGCAACCGAGAACGTGACCTTCGAAGGCAGCCTGACTCCCGAAGGAGATCTGGCCACGGTATCGCAGGTGATCGAGTCGGTGAAGCTTGGAACCGCACAGGTGCCGCAACCCGATGCATCGGGTATCTCGATCGGTACCGCTCCGCTTTCGGACTCTACCAGCATCACCACTGACATCAGTGGCGTCGGAACCCTAGCCGCCGGTACCTACCAATATCGCGTTGCGTTGGTGGATTCCAGCGGGAACGAGTCGACGGTCAGTTCGCCGATCAGCGCCACCGTCGGCACCGGTGGGGCGATCTCGCTAGGGGACCTGCCAAACGATCCATCGGGTGATTACCCCAACGTCAATATCTATCGCACCGGTCCCAACGGAACCGAATTTTTCAAACTGGGATCGGCAACGGCGGGTGGAACGTTCAACGACAACGGTTCGACAGCGCTAAGTGCGGATGCCGTCAGCGATGGAACTCTGACGGGGAACTACACCTACATGGTGACCTATTCGCGTCCCGGCGAAACCGAGAGTCGCCCCAGCGTGCTGATCGGTCCACAGAATGTCGTCAACGGCCGCATCACGCTATCCGATTTTCCAACGCCGCCGGTGCCAGGCGTGGACGATACTTTCCCTGCCTTTACCGAAATCAATATCTATCGAAACTTGTCGGGTGACCAGAATAACTTCTACTTGGTCGATACCGTTGCACCCGGTGACGTCTATACAGACAGCAGGTCGGATGCCGAAATCGCCGACCTGACCGTCGCCGAGAATCAATTGATTGATTTGGATGGACCCACCATCAACAGCAGCACGTTGTTGACCAGTGTGCTGAAACGGGATGGGCTGACCTACCAAAATGCGTTTGAACTGGGCACGCTTAGCTATAGCGGCCGCAAGGGTGGACGTGCGCTGGGCACGAAAGAGTTCGAAGTGACTGACACATCCACGATTCAAGACTTCATCGATTTCGTAGAGGCTGCTTCTGGGATTCAGACACTGCAGATCGATTCCCAAAATCCAATCGTTAAGTCAGAGAATCAGATCGCTGGTGAATCAGGCGAATTGGTGCCGGGCGGATATATCGATGACGGCACCCTGCGTTTCGTCAGCAACACTGGCGAACTGAACGCGTTAGAAATCGACTTGGCCGCGTTTCGGATCAAAACGACCGATGGTGGCGTCGCCACACCCAACCTTGGCTTCGGCACCATCCAAGAAGCCGTCGGTCAGAGTGCGGCTAGTGACTTTATCGTTTACGATTCGCTAGGCGTTCCGATCAATGTGCGTGTGACGGCGACATTGGAATCCAGAACCGACGAACAGACCGTCTATCGATGGTATGCCGACAGTCCCGAAAATCAGCCCCTTTCTGGTAACAGTGTGACCGTGGGGACGGGGTTGTTGCGATTTGATGGAAATGGCAGTTTCATTTCGGCGACCAACGACCGAATCGCCATCGAACGAAACGGGATTCCAAGCCTTTCGCCGTTGCAGTTTAACCTGGATTTCGATCTGGTCTCTGGTCTGGCTACCCAAAACGCGACGCTGGCGGCGACTCGCCAAGACGGTAGCGAACCGGGCGTGCTGAACAGCTATGTTGTCGGCGAAGACGGAAACATCCGAGGCGTCTTTAGCAACGGCGTGACACGTGACTTGGGACAGGTCCAGTTGGCACGATTCGCCAACCCGGTCGGTTTGGAAGCACGTGGTTTGAACCTGTTCGCCAAAGGCGTCAACACCGGTTTGCCGGTCCAAGGGGCACCAGGCGAAAACGGTATCGGCAGCGTCATCGGTGGTGCCTTGGAACTTAGCAACACCGACATCGGCAAGGACTTGATCGAATTGGTGTTGGCCAGTACCCAGTACCGCGGAAATAGCCGGGTGATCACCACTAGCCAGCAGTTGTTGGACGAATTGTTGAACCTGAAACGATAG
- a CDS encoding sigma-70 family RNA polymerase sigma factor, producing the protein MLNPETRPSLIVRLSDQQDQSAWWSFVELYEPFLKHLVARQGVPPAHQGDVVQQVLVAIAGSVSGWKDDGGDASFRRWVNRVARNVVIKFMTRQRRQISGQGGSDALARMDQHPDRIDPAIESQYRHELIVWASGRVRAEFAETSWIAFWATMIEGRDVAEVAESIGVSTGSIYMSRSRIVRRIRETIDEVLQ; encoded by the coding sequence ATGTTGAATCCCGAGACACGACCGAGTTTGATCGTCCGCTTGTCGGACCAACAGGATCAGTCTGCTTGGTGGTCGTTCGTCGAACTGTACGAACCCTTTCTAAAGCACCTGGTCGCTCGTCAGGGTGTTCCGCCGGCGCACCAAGGGGATGTCGTTCAACAGGTGTTGGTCGCCATCGCCGGTTCGGTGTCCGGATGGAAGGATGATGGCGGCGATGCCTCGTTCCGCCGCTGGGTCAATCGTGTTGCCCGCAATGTCGTGATCAAATTCATGACTCGCCAACGACGGCAAATCTCTGGGCAGGGTGGCAGCGACGCTTTGGCCCGGATGGACCAGCATCCCGACCGAATCGATCCCGCCATCGAAAGTCAGTATCGCCACGAATTGATCGTGTGGGCGTCGGGGCGGGTGCGAGCCGAGTTTGCCGAAACCAGTTGGATCGCATTTTGGGCGACCATGATCGAAGGCCGCGATGTTGCCGAAGTGGCGGAGTCGATCGGAGTATCGACCGGCAGCATCTACATGTCGCGCTCGCGAATCGTTCGTCGGATCCGCGAAACGATCGACGAGGTGTTGCAATGA